The window CTGAATGAACAGGAACTAGTACCTCTCCACAGGGGACTTGACCGTTTCAGGCGGCGAGGTGCTGAGTCTGGGTGGGGGCGGGGTAGATGCGACCCAGCTTCCTGCGCGCCTTGTCGACAGTAAAGAGCCACTCGATGCGGGCGCCCTGACGGTTGCGGGTGCGTTCCCAGGCTGCGAGCTCGCGGCAGAGGACTTCACGGTCCCCGATCCGTCTTTCGAGA of the Pseudomonadota bacterium genome contains:
- a CDS encoding IS630 family transposase encodes the protein LERRIGDREVLCRELAAWERTRNRQGARIEWLFTVDKARRKLGRIYPAPTQTQHLAA